From the Amycolatopsis thermoflava N1165 genome, one window contains:
- a CDS encoding aspartate dehydrogenase domain-containing protein: MRAGVIGAGSIGGVVARALRDGSVPGATLSGVVDPAGAADLPLVSLDELLSTSDLVVEAAGQRALAEVGPQVLAAGRDLLVVSVGALADDALLDKLLCAGPGELHLSTGAIGGLDLLRAAARMAPLTRVTIETTKLAANLVQAWMSDEEAARLRTTAEPVELMRGPAREVTAAFPKSANVAASVALAVGDWDVVEAAVIADPAAELTSHVITADGPAGSYRFEIRNRPSPRTPTSSEVVPHAVLAAIAALAEPRVVFR; the protein is encoded by the coding sequence ATGAGGGCCGGGGTGATCGGCGCGGGCTCGATCGGCGGCGTGGTCGCCCGCGCCCTGCGCGACGGATCCGTGCCGGGTGCGACGCTCTCCGGCGTCGTGGACCCGGCCGGTGCGGCGGATCTGCCGCTGGTGTCGCTGGACGAACTTCTGTCCACTTCGGACCTGGTAGTCGAGGCGGCCGGGCAGCGGGCGCTGGCGGAGGTCGGACCGCAGGTGCTGGCCGCCGGGCGGGACCTGCTGGTCGTGTCGGTCGGCGCGCTGGCCGACGACGCCCTGCTGGACAAGCTGCTGTGCGCGGGCCCCGGTGAGCTGCACCTGTCGACCGGGGCGATCGGCGGCCTGGACCTGCTGCGGGCGGCGGCCCGGATGGCGCCGCTGACCCGGGTGACGATCGAGACCACGAAACTGGCCGCGAACCTGGTTCAGGCATGGATGTCCGACGAGGAGGCCGCGCGGCTGCGGACCACCGCCGAGCCGGTCGAGCTGATGCGCGGCCCGGCACGCGAGGTGACCGCGGCGTTCCCGAAGTCGGCGAACGTGGCTGCCTCGGTGGCGCTGGCCGTGGGCGACTGGGACGTGGTGGAGGCGGCGGTGATCGCCGACCCGGCCGCCGAGCTGACCTCGCACGTCATCACCGCCGACGGGCCGGCCGGGTCGTACCGGTTCGAGATCCGCAACCGGCCCTCGCCGCGGACGCCGACGAGCAGTGAGGTCGTGCCGCACGCGGTGCTCGCCGCGATCGCCGCGCTGGCGGAGCCGCGGGTGGTGTTCCGGTGA
- a CDS encoding SDR family oxidoreductase yields MDLGLSGRAVVVTGASSGVGLATAAMLLAEGAHVAACARDGVRLEKALADLPRAAGARLYTAACDVLDAGDVRRFVTGAGEEFGGLDGVVNNAGRSLMARLAETSDEQWRDELHLKIFSVLHVVRAAQPWLRPGAAVVNVNAILSRQPEPKLAATSAARAALLNLSKTLAAELAPRVRVNSVCLGLVDTGQWRRRYEQSGTELSWAEWTSALAADRGIPLGRLGTAEEVAFPIVALLSPHASYITGSALDVGGGVARYV; encoded by the coding sequence ATGGACCTGGGACTTTCCGGGCGGGCGGTCGTGGTGACCGGCGCCAGTTCCGGTGTCGGGCTGGCCACCGCCGCGATGCTGCTCGCCGAGGGCGCACACGTCGCCGCGTGCGCGCGGGACGGCGTGCGGCTGGAGAAGGCGCTCGCCGACCTGCCCCGCGCGGCCGGCGCCCGGCTGTACACCGCGGCCTGTGACGTCCTCGACGCCGGCGACGTGCGCCGGTTCGTCACCGGCGCCGGTGAGGAGTTCGGCGGGCTGGACGGCGTGGTCAACAACGCCGGGCGCTCGCTGATGGCGCGGCTGGCCGAGACCAGCGACGAGCAGTGGCGCGACGAGCTGCACCTGAAGATCTTCTCTGTGCTGCACGTCGTCCGCGCCGCGCAGCCGTGGCTGCGGCCGGGTGCGGCGGTGGTCAACGTCAACGCGATCCTGTCCCGCCAGCCCGAACCGAAGCTCGCCGCGACGTCGGCGGCGCGGGCGGCACTGCTGAACCTGTCCAAGACGCTGGCCGCGGAGCTGGCGCCGCGGGTGCGGGTCAACTCGGTGTGCCTCGGCCTGGTGGACACCGGGCAGTGGCGGCGCCGGTACGAACAGTCCGGCACCGAGCTGTCCTGGGCGGAGTGGACTTCGGCGCTCGCCGCGGACCGGGGCATCCCGCTCGGCAGGCTCGGCACCGCCGAGGAAGTCGCCTTTCCGATCGTGGCACTGCTGTCACCGCACGCGTCCTACATCACCGGCTCCGCCCTCGACGTCGGTGGCGGCGTCGCCCGATACGTCTAG
- a CDS encoding SDR family oxidoreductase, with translation MRLIVVTGAGRGLGWAIADALGASGAQVVVAERDPERAARGVAQLEERGRTVHRIDTDVADPDSVARLAEQVAKIGPLHGLVNNAAMADGVGGKHFADLEVQAWDRLMTVNARGPWLVARALYPQLAATGGRIVNIASDVALFGPPRLVHYVSSKGAVIAMTRAMARDAGPDGVTVNAVAPGLTEVEATERVPRERHQLYANGRALTRAQQPGDVVGAVEFLLSDAASFITGQTLVVDGGFVCH, from the coding sequence ATGCGCCTGATCGTGGTGACCGGCGCCGGGCGCGGGCTCGGCTGGGCGATCGCCGACGCCCTCGGCGCGTCCGGCGCGCAGGTCGTGGTCGCCGAGCGCGACCCGGAACGCGCCGCCCGCGGCGTGGCGCAGCTCGAAGAGCGCGGGCGGACCGTGCACCGGATCGACACCGACGTCGCCGATCCCGATTCGGTGGCGCGGCTGGCGGAACAGGTGGCGAAGATCGGGCCGCTGCACGGGCTGGTCAACAACGCGGCGATGGCCGACGGCGTGGGCGGCAAGCACTTCGCCGACCTGGAGGTGCAGGCGTGGGACCGGCTGATGACGGTCAACGCGCGCGGCCCGTGGCTGGTCGCCCGCGCCCTGTACCCGCAACTCGCGGCCACCGGCGGGCGGATCGTGAACATCGCCTCCGACGTCGCGCTGTTCGGGCCGCCGCGGCTGGTGCACTACGTGTCCTCGAAGGGCGCGGTGATCGCGATGACCCGCGCGATGGCACGCGATGCAGGGCCGGACGGGGTGACGGTGAACGCGGTCGCGCCGGGCCTGACCGAGGTCGAGGCGACCGAGCGGGTGCCACGCGAACGGCACCAGCTCTACGCGAACGGGCGGGCGCTGACCCGGGCGCAGCAACCGGGTGACGTGGTGGGCGCGGTGGAGTTCCTGCTCTCCGACGCCGCCTCGTTCATCACCGGGCAAACGTTGGTCGTCGACGGCGGATTCGTCTGCCACTAG
- a CDS encoding alpha/beta fold hydrolase: MTPVLLLHGIGGSSASFESQVDVLAERHRVVAWDAPGYGDSPDPERTDIAWYAERAARIFDEPAHVVGVSWGGVIATRLALEHPVLSLTLADSTRGSGTSAAAAARMRARVDELAEVGGAEFARRRAPRLSSDPATHAKVEATMARVRLAGYRAAAESMATTDHGPLLGRISVPTLVVVGADDQVTGVEESRLLAREIPGARLRVIGGGHAANQECPGEFNEVLLEFLSEVEAARCA; this comes from the coding sequence GTGACCCCCGTGTTGCTGCTGCACGGCATCGGCGGGTCCAGTGCGTCCTTCGAGTCGCAAGTGGACGTCCTGGCGGAGCGGCACCGGGTGGTGGCTTGGGACGCGCCCGGGTACGGGGACTCGCCGGATCCGGAACGCACCGACATCGCCTGGTACGCCGAGCGGGCGGCGCGGATCTTCGACGAACCCGCGCACGTGGTGGGCGTGTCGTGGGGCGGGGTGATCGCGACCCGGCTCGCGCTGGAGCACCCCGTGCTGTCGCTGACCCTGGCCGACTCCACGCGCGGCTCCGGCACCAGCGCGGCGGCCGCCGCGCGGATGCGGGCGCGGGTGGATGAGCTGGCCGAGGTGGGTGGCGCGGAGTTCGCGCGGCGGCGAGCGCCGCGCCTGAGCTCCGATCCGGCGACCCACGCCAAGGTCGAGGCGACGATGGCCCGGGTGCGCCTGGCCGGGTACCGCGCGGCCGCGGAGTCGATGGCCACCACCGACCACGGTCCGCTGCTCGGCCGGATCAGCGTGCCGACGCTGGTGGTCGTGGGCGCCGACGACCAGGTCACCGGCGTCGAGGAGAGCCGCCTGCTGGCGCGGGAGATCCCCGGGGCGCGGCTGCGGGTGATCGGCGGCGGGCACGCGGCCAACCAGGAGTGCCCCGGCGAGTTCAACGAGGTCCTGCTCGAGTTCCTGTCCGAAGTGGAGGCCGCGCGATGCGCCTGA
- a CDS encoding aromatic ring-hydroxylating oxygenase subunit alpha, protein MNPLHSTDGLVTFGLRDRWYPLCPSGHVRPGELVRIERAGEQLLLWRDAAGVVHVQEDRCPHRAARLSQGVHMGDRVACNYHGVQVDAEGTVVSVPGSPGCALEGRRVLRTFPAEEHAGAVFAWFGLDESAPPAPLEVPEPIAGGEWSQFLCYVEWDAPYLYSLDNLLDPMHGAFLHRNSHTMFAGKREAVFQIRATDNGFVFEKTDQRGVNFDWVELTHGGADWVTLDIPYPDTAGPGGPFTIVAGLCAISANRHAGFFWRCRKVSGWERDSWRFLYRNRLAARHYAVLEQDREMAEAMPADAWDRENLYQHDIALVRMRRLLKAEAAKQAARLAEPATAAPVPVA, encoded by the coding sequence GTGAACCCCTTGCACAGCACCGACGGCCTGGTGACGTTCGGGCTGCGGGACCGCTGGTACCCGCTGTGCCCGTCCGGGCACGTGCGTCCCGGTGAGCTGGTCCGGATCGAGCGCGCGGGCGAGCAGTTGCTGCTGTGGCGCGACGCCGCCGGTGTCGTGCACGTCCAGGAGGACCGCTGCCCGCACCGCGCCGCGCGGTTGTCGCAGGGCGTGCACATGGGCGACCGGGTGGCCTGCAACTACCACGGCGTGCAGGTCGACGCCGAGGGCACGGTGGTGTCCGTGCCGGGGAGCCCGGGCTGCGCCCTGGAGGGCCGCCGCGTGTTGCGGACGTTCCCGGCGGAGGAGCACGCCGGGGCGGTCTTCGCCTGGTTCGGACTCGACGAGTCGGCACCGCCCGCCCCGCTGGAGGTCCCGGAGCCGATCGCGGGCGGAGAGTGGTCGCAGTTCCTCTGCTACGTGGAGTGGGACGCACCCTACCTGTACTCGCTGGACAACCTGCTCGACCCGATGCACGGCGCGTTCCTGCACCGCAACAGCCACACCATGTTCGCCGGCAAACGCGAAGCGGTCTTCCAGATCCGGGCGACCGACAACGGTTTCGTGTTCGAGAAGACCGACCAGCGCGGCGTGAACTTCGACTGGGTCGAGCTGACCCACGGCGGCGCCGACTGGGTCACCCTCGACATCCCGTACCCGGACACCGCCGGCCCGGGCGGGCCGTTCACGATCGTCGCCGGGCTGTGCGCGATCTCGGCGAACCGGCACGCCGGGTTCTTCTGGCGCTGCCGCAAGGTGTCCGGCTGGGAGCGGGACAGCTGGCGCTTCCTCTACCGCAACCGGCTGGCGGCCCGGCACTACGCGGTGCTGGAGCAGGACCGCGAGATGGCCGAGGCGATGCCCGCCGACGCCTGGGACCGGGAGAACCTCTACCAGCACGACATCGCGCTCGTCCGGATGCGCCGCCTGCTGAAGGCGGAAGCCGCGAAACAGGCGGCCCGCCTGGCCGAGCCCGCGACCGCAGCACCGGTCCCGGTCGCCTGA
- a CDS encoding VOC family protein: MSEPVVRLRALRSVTLRSTACADAGEFYREVWGLRQVEQDTGAVWLRGTSSEHHVLQLQQAERNALGKVAFAVATPREIDEAASRLVAQGIPLVTEPGKLDQVGGGYGLRFADPEGRLIELSADVFAVTPDDPDGHPAVPRKLAHVVLNTADIDAACEFYTRVLGMRISDWSEHQMAFLRCNADHHVIAFNQAPYASVNHVAYEMASIDHFMRGIGRLRHNGITPLWGPGRHGPGSNTFGYFADPAGLVCEYTSEVEQVVEDAWLCRVWRRTPELSDLWGTAGPPSKDVRTHMAGVPDPGYTAWWRG; the protein is encoded by the coding sequence ATGTCCGAACCCGTCGTCCGGTTGCGGGCGCTGCGGTCGGTGACCCTGCGCTCCACCGCGTGCGCTGACGCGGGCGAGTTCTACCGCGAGGTGTGGGGCCTGCGGCAGGTCGAGCAGGACACCGGCGCGGTGTGGCTGCGCGGCACCAGCAGCGAGCACCACGTGCTGCAGTTGCAGCAGGCCGAGCGGAACGCGCTCGGCAAGGTGGCCTTCGCGGTCGCCACGCCCCGCGAGATCGACGAGGCCGCGAGCCGCCTGGTCGCGCAGGGCATTCCGCTGGTCACCGAGCCCGGCAAGCTGGACCAGGTCGGCGGCGGCTACGGGCTGCGCTTCGCCGATCCGGAGGGCCGGCTGATCGAGCTGTCCGCGGACGTGTTCGCGGTGACCCCGGACGATCCGGACGGCCACCCGGCGGTGCCGCGCAAGCTGGCGCACGTCGTGCTCAACACCGCCGACATCGACGCGGCCTGCGAGTTCTACACCCGCGTGCTCGGCATGCGGATCTCCGACTGGTCCGAGCACCAGATGGCGTTCCTGCGCTGCAACGCCGACCACCACGTGATCGCGTTCAACCAGGCGCCGTACGCGTCGGTCAACCACGTCGCCTACGAGATGGCCTCGATCGACCACTTCATGCGCGGCATCGGGCGGCTGCGGCACAACGGGATCACCCCGCTGTGGGGTCCGGGCCGGCACGGGCCGGGCAGCAACACGTTCGGCTACTTCGCCGACCCGGCCGGGCTGGTGTGCGAGTACACCTCCGAGGTCGAGCAGGTCGTGGAGGACGCGTGGCTGTGCCGGGTGTGGCGGCGCACGCCCGAGCTGTCCGACCTGTGGGGCACCGCGGGGCCGCCGTCGAAGGACGTCCGCACCCACATGGCGGGCGTGCCCGACCCCGGCTACACCGCGTGGTGGCGGGGATGA